TCGGTTCCGTAATTCGGAGATCTGAAATATGTTCGAAAGTTTTTCGAGCATCAGAGCACCTCGACTTTACCGCCGGCTGCTTCGATTTTTTCCTGCGCCGTCTTTGTAAAACCGTGCGCTTTGACAGTAACCGCTTTTTCCAGCTCGCCGTTACCGAGGATTCGTACTCCATCGCGTACATTTTTCAGGATGCCTTTTTCAATCAAGCTGACCGGATCGACAACGTCGCCCGCTTCAAACCGATTGAGTTGGCTCACATTCACTTCCGCATAGTCTTTGGCGTGAATATTCGTAAAACCGCGCTTCGGCAACCGACGATACAACGGCATCTGGCCGCCTTCAAAGCCCGGACGAACACCGCCGCCCGAACGCGAGTAAAGACCTTTCGTACCACGCGTGGAGGTTTTGCCCATGCCGCTTCCGATACCGCGACCAACACGGCGACGTGCTTTGCGAGAACCCTCGTTGGGGCTCATTTCATGAAGTTTCATGTTTGCACCTCCTTATTCTGCGTCTGTAACTTCCACCAAGTGACGTACTCGGTGAATCATGCCTTCAATTTGCGGTGTCAATTCCTGGGTGACGACGGAATTCGTCTTCTTCAGTCCCAGTGCTTTGACCGTCTGTCGCTGCGTCTGGTTCGAACCGATCAGACTTTTCTTCAATTGAATCTGAACTTTCTTAGCCATCATCCGCCTCCTTAGTTATACAATTCTTCGACGGATTTGCCGCGCAACGCCGCAATATCTTCCGCGCGTTTGAGCTCGAGCAAGCCGTTGACGGTCGCTTTGACCATGTTCATCGGGTTTGCCGAACCGATCGATTTCGTTAAAATGTTCCGTACCCCGGCGAGTTCCAAAACCACACGCACAGGACCGCCGGCGATAACGCCGGTACCTTCTGCAGCCGGTTTCAAGAAAACGCGGCCCGCACCGCAAATGCCTGTGACGGCATACGGGATCGTACCGTTTTTCAAATGAACTGCAACCATATTTTTCTTCGCATCTGCTACGCCTTTGCGGATCGCTTCGGGAACTTCTTTCGCTTTCCCCATACCCGCGCCAACGTTACCTTTACCGTCGCCTACAACGACGAGAGCGCTGAAGGAAAAACGGGTACCGCCTTTAACAACTTTCGCTACGCGATTGATAAAGACGACCTTCTCTTGCAGATCCGATTCTTTCTTTTCAAATCTTGCCATCTACCGTTTCCTCCTTTGCTTAGAATGTCAAGCCGCCCTCACGGGCACCTTCTGCTAACGCCGCAATACGACCGTGATAAATCTGGCCGCCGCGGTCAAAGACTACTTCTTTCACGCCTTTTTCCTGCGCGCGTTTGGCGATCAGTTCACCAACCGCTTTCGCCGCTTCGACGTTACCGCCATAGGCATGAGCTTCTTTCACTTCCGCATCCAGAGAACTGGCCGCTACCAAAGTAGTACCTTTGGTGTCATCAATAATCTGCGCGTAAATGTTAGCAAGGCTGCGATAGACATTCAAGCGAGGACGTTCGGCCGTGCCGGCAATATGCCGACGCAAACGAGCATGACGGCGTTGACGTGCTTTATTTCGTAAATTGTTACGCAACTTGTCCACTCCCTTCCGAACTATTTCGCACCGGTCTTGCCGGCTTTACGACGTACGTGTTCACCTTCGTAGCGAACACCTTTGCCTTTATACGGCTCCGGTTTACGCCAGTCGCGAATTTCTGCAGCGACTTGGCCGACGACTTCTTTATCCGCACCTTTGACGATGATTTTCGTCGGTTCCGGGGTTTCAAATTCGATCCCCGCCGGCGGTTCCATGATGACAGGGTGCGAGAAACCGAGTGTCAAGTTCAAGTTTTTACCTTTCATCGCGGCACGATAGCCGACGCCAACGATTTCAAGCGTCTTCGAGTAGCCTTCCGTAACACCGATCACCATGTTGTTGATCAGCGAACGCGTCAGACCGTGCAACGATTTATGTTCTTTGTCATCCGACGGACGCGCAACTTTCACTTCGTCTGCGGTGACTTCCACCTGCATTGACTGCGGCAGTTTGTGGGACAATGTACCCTTCGGTCCTTTGACAGTGAGGGTATGTCCGTCCAAGGTGATGTCCACTCCGTTCGGAATGGCAATCGGTTGATTCCCAATACGTGACATGCGTTACCTCCTCACTTACCAGACGTAAGCGATAACTTCGCCGCCAAGACCAGCCTGACGGGCTTTACGATCGCTCATTACGCCTTTGGACGTCGAAATTACTGCAATTCCCAAACCACCGAGAACGCGGGGTAATTCGTCCTTCTTTGCATACACTTTCAAACCGGGTTTCGAAATACGTTTGAGACCCGTGATTACTTTTTCTTTATTCGCGCCATATTTTAATGTGACGCGCAATACCGGATGGCCTTCTTCTTCCACAGTTTCATATCCGTGGATGTAGCCTTCTTGGGCCAGAATGTCCAGTATAGCAGCTTTCTTTTTCGAAGCGGGCATATCCACTTTCGCGTGCAGCGCCGAGTTGGCGTTGCGAATGCGCGTTAACATATCCGCAATCGGATCGGTCATTCCCATATTAGTTTACCTCCTCCCACGGACAATCGTTACCAGCTGGCTTTTTTCACGCCAGGGATTTCACCTTCATATGCCAAATCGCGGAAAACGATTCGACTCACGCCGAACTTACGCATGTAACCATGCGGACGTCCGGTCAGAAGGCACCGATTGTGCAAGCGTGTCGGGGAAGCATCCTTGGGGAGTTTGCTCAACGCTGCATAGTCGCCTTTGGCTTTCAATTCGGCGCGTTTTGCCGCGTATTTTTCCACCATTTTACGGCGTTTCTTTTCACGTTCAATCATGGACTTTTTCGCCATTATACTTCCTCCTTTGTCTTATTTTTTAAACGGCATACCGAAGGCACGTAACAGTTCACGCGCTTCTTCGTCGGTCTTCGCGCTGGTCACCATGATGATGTCCATGCCGCGTACTTGGTCAATTTTATCGTAGTCGATTTCCGGGAAAATCAATTGTTCCTTAATGCCCAAGCTGTAGTTGCCGCGACCGTCAAAGCTGGTCGCGCGCACGCCACGAAAGTCGCGGACGCGTGGAATCGCAATATTGATCAGTTTATCCAGGAATTCGTACATTTTTTCGCCGCGCAGCGTAACTTTGCAGCCGATCGGCATGTTTTCACGAATTTTGAAGTTCGCAATGGATTTTTTCGCACGCGTGATGATCGGTTTCTGACCGGCAATCGCCGTCAGGTCGTTCACCGCGGCATCCAATGCTTTGGAGTTCGTAACAGCTTCACCGACACCAATGTTGATGACGATTTTTTCCAATTTCGGAATTTCCATTACGTTTTTATAGTTAAATTTTTCACGCAGATCATTTTTGATCTGGGAATTGTAGAGATCTTTTAAACGAGACACCGAATTCGTCCTCCTTTCGTATTATTTTACGTTGTCGATAATCGAGTCGCTTTTAACGGTCGCACGAACGTAGCTGCCGTCTTTTTGCTGTACCTTTTTAATGCGGCTCGGTTCTTTGGTCTTCGGATCGATGACCATGACATTGGAGACATGAATCGGTGCTTCTTTCGTGATAATGCCTCCTTGCGAATTGGCCTGGTTCGGCTTGGTATGCCGTCTGACTTGATTCAGACCTTCCACAATGACGCGATCTTTGGCCGGCTGTGCGGCAATGATCTTACCCGTTTTGCCTTTGTCTTTGCCGGCAATGATCATGACGGTATCACCGGTTTTGACTTGCAGTTTACGTTTGCTCATATCCGCACCTCCTTATAGTACTTCCGGTGCGAGCGAAATAATCTTCATGAAGTTCTTATCACGAAGCTCACGAGCTACCGGTCCAAAAATACGAGTCCCGCGCGGGCTCTTATCATCTTTAATAATAACGGCTGCATTTTCGTCAAAGCGAATGTAGGAGCCATCGTTGCGACGTAAACCTCTCTTCGTACGAACGACTACGGCCTTAACTACTTCACCTTTCTTGACAACGCCACCGGGCGATGCATCTTTTACCGAAGCAACGATTACATCACCGATATTCGCGTAGCGCCGGAATGATCCTCCCAGCACCTTGATGCACAAGATGTCTTTGGCGCCCGTGTTATCAGCCACGTTTAAGCGAGTTTCTTGCTGTATCATCGTGTTCCTCCTCTTTCTACCGAATTATTCGGCACGGGCAATAATCTTCGTTACACGCCAGCATTTATCTTTCGAAATCGGGCGCGTTTCAACGATGCGCACGGTATCACCGATTTTACATTCGTTGTTTTCGTCGTGCGCTTTATACCGCTTCGTCGAAGTGAGCGGCTTATTGTATTTTTTGTGCGGCACTTTACGGTCTACAGCAACAACAACGGTTTTGTCCATTTTGTCACTGACGACTTTGCCGACACGCGATTTGCGTACGTTTCTTTCTTCCACCACGGTTCCTCCTTTACGATTTACGCTTGCGCTTTCAATTCTGCTTCCCGCTGCACGGTTTTAATTCGGGCAATGGT
This genomic window from Negativicoccus succinicivorans contains:
- the rplO gene encoding 50S ribosomal protein L15 → MKLHEMSPNEGSRKARRRVGRGIGSGMGKTSTRGTKGLYSRSGGGVRPGFEGGQMPLYRRLPKRGFTNIHAKDYAEVNVSQLNRFEAGDVVDPVSLIEKGILKNVRDGVRILGNGELEKAVTVKAHGFTKTAQEKIEAAGGKVEVL
- the rpmD gene encoding 50S ribosomal protein L30; protein product: MAKKVQIQLKKSLIGSNQTQRQTVKALGLKKTNSVVTQELTPQIEGMIHRVRHLVEVTDAE
- the rpsE gene encoding 30S ribosomal protein S5, translated to MARFEKKESDLQEKVVFINRVAKVVKGGTRFSFSALVVVGDGKGNVGAGMGKAKEVPEAIRKGVADAKKNMVAVHLKNGTIPYAVTGICGAGRVFLKPAAEGTGVIAGGPVRVVLELAGVRNILTKSIGSANPMNMVKATVNGLLELKRAEDIAALRGKSVEELYN
- the rplR gene encoding 50S ribosomal protein L18 produces the protein MDKLRNNLRNKARQRRHARLRRHIAGTAERPRLNVYRSLANIYAQIIDDTKGTTLVAASSLDAEVKEAHAYGGNVEAAKAVGELIAKRAQEKGVKEVVFDRGGQIYHGRIAALAEGAREGGLTF
- the rplF gene encoding 50S ribosomal protein L6: MSRIGNQPIAIPNGVDITLDGHTLTVKGPKGTLSHKLPQSMQVEVTADEVKVARPSDDKEHKSLHGLTRSLINNMVIGVTEGYSKTLEIVGVGYRAAMKGKNLNLTLGFSHPVIMEPPAGIEFETPEPTKIIVKGADKEVVGQVAAEIRDWRKPEPYKGKGVRYEGEHVRRKAGKTGAK
- the rpsH gene encoding 30S ribosomal protein S8, which encodes MGMTDPIADMLTRIRNANSALHAKVDMPASKKKAAILDILAQEGYIHGYETVEEEGHPVLRVTLKYGANKEKVITGLKRISKPGLKVYAKKDELPRVLGGLGIAVISTSKGVMSDRKARQAGLGGEVIAYVW
- the rpsN gene encoding 30S ribosomal protein S14: MAKKSMIEREKKRRKMVEKYAAKRAELKAKGDYAALSKLPKDASPTRLHNRCLLTGRPHGYMRKFGVSRIVFRDLAYEGEIPGVKKASW
- the rplE gene encoding 50S ribosomal protein L5; amino-acid sequence: MSRLKDLYNSQIKNDLREKFNYKNVMEIPKLEKIVINIGVGEAVTNSKALDAAVNDLTAIAGQKPIITRAKKSIANFKIRENMPIGCKVTLRGEKMYEFLDKLINIAIPRVRDFRGVRATSFDGRGNYSLGIKEQLIFPEIDYDKIDQVRGMDIIMVTSAKTDEEARELLRAFGMPFKK
- the rplX gene encoding 50S ribosomal protein L24, translated to MSKRKLQVKTGDTVMIIAGKDKGKTGKIIAAQPAKDRVIVEGLNQVRRHTKPNQANSQGGIITKEAPIHVSNVMVIDPKTKEPSRIKKVQQKDGSYVRATVKSDSIIDNVK
- the rplN gene encoding 50S ribosomal protein L14, whose protein sequence is MIQQETRLNVADNTGAKDILCIKVLGGSFRRYANIGDVIVASVKDASPGGVVKKGEVVKAVVVRTKRGLRRNDGSYIRFDENAAVIIKDDKSPRGTRIFGPVARELRDKNFMKIISLAPEVL
- the rpsQ gene encoding 30S ribosomal protein S17, translating into MVEERNVRKSRVGKVVSDKMDKTVVVAVDRKVPHKKYNKPLTSTKRYKAHDENNECKIGDTVRIVETRPISKDKCWRVTKIIARAE